A single region of the Garra rufa chromosome 6, GarRuf1.0, whole genome shotgun sequence genome encodes:
- the crybb1l2 gene encoding crystallin, beta B1, like 2: MSTGGEKSKPASQPDGKAAQTQKRTETGMGNYRMYVYDQENFQGRMIEISNECMNVCEMGMDRVRSLRVECGPWVGWEQMNFCGEMYILEKGEYPRWDCWSNCHRNDYLLSFRPVRMDPEKHKICLYEVGDFKGRKMEIIDDDVPSMYTFGFTDRVGSIMVSCGTWVGYQYPGYRGSQYLLEKGDYRHFNEYGARHPQFQSVRRIRDMQWHPDGCYTMATK; encoded by the exons ATGTCCACTGGTGGAGAGAAGTCCAAGCCTGCCTCCCAGCCTGATGGGAAGGCTGCTCAAACTCAGAAGAGAACCGAAACGGGCATGGGAAACTACAGG ATGTATGTGTATGATCAGGAGAACTTTCAGGGCCGCATGATCGAGATCTCCAACGAGTGCATGAACGTGTGTGAAATGGGCATGGATAGAGTGCGTTCCCTCCGCGTGGAGTGCGGCCC TTGGGTGGGTTGGGAGCAGATGAACTTCTGCGGAGAGATGTACATCTTGGAGAAGGGTGAGTACCCCCGCTGGGACTGCTGGAGCAACTGCCACAGGAATGACTACCTGCTGTCCTTCAGACCTGTCAGAATG GACCCAGAGAAGCATAAGATCTGTCTGTATGAAGTTGGAGATTTCAAGGGCCGTAAAATGGAGATTATCGATGACGATGTGCCCAGTATGTACACTTTCGGCTTTACCGACCGCGTCGGCAGCATCATGGTCAGCTGTGGCAC TTGGGTGGGCTACCAGTATCCTGGTTACCGTGGCAGCCAGTACCTGCTGGAGAAGGGCGACTACCGTCACTTTAACGAGTATGGTGCTCGTCACCCCCAGTTTCAGTCCGTCAGGCGCATCCGTGACATGCAGTGGCACCCAGACGGCTGCTACACTATGGCCACCAAGTGA